A window of Zalophus californianus isolate mZalCal1 chromosome 17, mZalCal1.pri.v2, whole genome shotgun sequence genomic DNA:
cagCCAACTTTTCCTTTATGGCTTCGGGGTTCTGGGTCTTGCTTTAGAAGAATTTTCCTACCccaagattataaaaaatattctcctGTAAGATTTCTtctaacacctttttttttaatgtctataatttgtcaggatttaaatttttttttatggtgtgaGGAAGGGATATCTTTTTTTCCAATTAGAAATTAGCCAATCTAAATAGTCTTTAGAAACCTAGATGTGGAATTAATTATTCAGACAGACTTTATGTCTAACTCATCAGTGCCTAGTATTGTCCTGGCAATTTGATTTATATCACCTGCCTTTGTAACCACAGCCCTATAAGATATTAAGACCCTATTTTAAAGGGTCTTaatgaagatgaagaaattgaggcccagagggagGCAGTGCCTGGATCAGGCTCATATGGGGAGTTCATGGCAGAAGAAGGAAAGGTCTAGGGGGGCAGAGCAAGTTGAATGACTCTCGGGATAGAGCCTGACCTGAGCGGGGAGCCTCAGTCTCACCTCCACGCAAGGACCAGGGTGCAGTCAGCCAGGATGCACATCTTGGCCAGCTCCTTGAGGGCCTGCTGAGGATCTTTCTGgatggaaaagaaaatcagaatgagAAATCTGGTAGAAAGCAAGGAATTATAGTCTTGAAAACACAGTAGGTTAGGATGCCAAGAACCTTCCACTTGACTGACACTTCCTAAGCTCTGACTGGGTGCCCACCTGTGCTGGGCAATGCCGGGACCCCGCAGTAACCAAGACAGGCCAGGCTCTGCCTGCTGGGGCTCACAGTCTGATGAGGTAGATAAAACTGTCCCCGTACAGTGATGAGCCAGAGTGACCAGGACTGGGATGGGAGAGCAGGAGCATCCGACCTGCCTAGGGGATcagggagagcttcctggaggaaaggacatttgagctgagacctgaaggaggatgaggaggagtgAAGGAGGCAAAGGAGAGCAAAAACAGAATTCCAGGCATAGGGAACAACTTGTCCAAAGaatgggaggggaaagagagctTGAGGAATTGTGATTCACACAGTACGTGATGGAGAATGTAAAAGGGTGACCACACGGAAGCTCAGACATGACCCCAGAGAATGGGGCAGGGGGGCGTTCGCACAAGGCCTCATGGGCCACGGAGGGCACTAGGGAGCCACGGGGGGATCTGGACAGCAGATCTGTGCTTTAGGATGGGGTAAGGAGGGAGGGGTTGAGGCTGGAGGCCAGGAGACAAGGGAAGAGGCTGGAGTCAGGGCCCAGGCGGGCTGGGCGGGGTAGACAGAGAGGATGACACAGATTCAAGACACGTTTAGGTGGCAGAAGGCTGGGCTCGGCGGAAGTGgcgtggggaagggggagatggaCGATTTTACCCTCCTACCCCCTGGGCCAACACAGGGTGTCAATCTCAGATGTGCGAAGTGGTTCCTCACTGAGGTTTCAACTTGGCATCTTCCCTCACGATTCAATAGTCCACTTGGCTGCTGtgaggccccctcctccctcagacccatttcacagatggggtcAACAAGGCCAGTGGGGAAATGACCACTGCTTACCACATCCACCTGGATGAGCAGGACCCGCAGGGCGAAGCTCTTCCCCAGACTCTGCAGCCGCTCGTGGATGTAGTCTGGGTGGAGGTTGTGGTAGCGGAggctggggggggcaggggagagggagggattgGGAGGTCTCGGTCTCCCCGAGACCCCAGGGGCCCTTCTTCACTCTCCCTGGAAGGCAGAGGGCATGGGCAACACAGGgatctgaggctcagggaagtaaagtgacttgccccaggtcacccAGCAAGGCAGGCGCACGGTGGGATTGGCAGCAAGGGCTGCTGGCTCTGGTTCCCTGGGGGGATGGACCCCAGGTTCTTCACAGAGGCAGGGAAGAGACTTGGGCTTTGGGTAGAGGACAGGAGACCAGGGCTTAGAGAGCGGGGACTGGGGGACACTGTGCAGCTAGTCTTGGGAGGCAGGCCCATCCCAGGGACTCTGCTTTGGCCTCAAAGGGCactggcagggagggggtggggtggcttCTCCACCCAGCGAACTAGGGGCAGGACATCTCTGCCCAGCAGCCGCCAGCCCTCCTACCTTGCAGGGAAGACAGCAACCTAGAAGTTTCACTTCCCCCCTCTAGCTCTGTCTGGAGAGGGGCCCCGGGGAGTAGAGAGGGAATGTGCTTCACAGGGGTAGAGATTAGAGAAATCCTGGCTCTCATTGACGAGGCCTGGATGTCTGGGACATGAGTGACCCGACCCCCAACTTGCtcagacccaggagcccaggcccccaactccctcctccctcagacccaggagtccaggccccagccccctcctccctcagacccaggggtccaggcccccagcccctcctccctcagactcagaagtccaggcctccagcccctcctccctcaggcccaggagcccaggcccccagcccctcctccctcagacccaggggtccaggcccccagccccctcctccctgagacccaggagtccagggacccagccccctcctccctcagacccagagTCTGGGCCTGCAGCTCTTCTTGCTCTGGGCACCTCCAGGCAAACACCTCTTCCTCCCACACAAGGTCCCACCGAGGCCTAGAGCCGACAGGGCCACACCCAAAGTTCTCCCACTGAATGGTCCAAAACACGGGGGCACACCCTCCCAGGCCTCCCAGGTCTCTGGAAGGTGCGGCAGCCCCTCAGAGCTCACCTGAGGAATAGGGCACAGGTGCTCTGGCCCAGCACGTAGTCGGGAAGGACGTCACCAAACTCCCAGGGCACGTTACGCACAAACTTCAGCACGGGGTTGCCCCTCTGGGGACGGAGGAAGGACCAAAGCCATTAACCAGGATGGGCCTGGGATCACTGCCagcccagggccccctccccacctgctccttGCCTGAGCCTGTCCCCCTCCTCTCCAGAGCCTACCTCCTCAGCCTGAAATGTCCTTGGTGCTCTGGCTCCGACCTaggcccttccccccagccctggACCTTAACTAAAGGATCTCCGAATCTCTCCAGCTCAGCCCTCTCCCCTAGCCCCACGTGTGTGTCCTGGGGTTGCGGGACACTTCCTCCAGGATGTCTGCCTCATTGCATCCCAAGTGCCTTCAGCATCAGCCCTTACACCTGCCCCTCCTACTGGCCCCACTCTGGGGACAGCCCCACCATCCAGGGACCAGAGCCTGGTCGTGGACatgtccctctcctcctccttctccaggtGGGATGGCTACCTGAGACAagatcctattttcatttttaaaggattcctttgggacgcccgggtggctcagtcggttaagccgcctgcctttggctcaggtcatgatctcagggtcctgggatcgagccccgcgtcaggctctccgctcagcggggagtccgctcctctctctccccctactccctgctcgtgcgctctttctcaaataaacaaataaaatattctttaaaaaaggaatcctttaaaaaaaaaagtaattccttGGACATGATCATATTGCTAAAACTGATCTGTCCAAATAGCATGGAAGTTTACTTTTTGttaacaggagagagaaaatattaaacattttggaagatacaataaaatgagactgactgttaaaaaaaaaaaaaaaaaaggaatcctttgtccccttcacacccactagaatggccaaaatggtcaaaaagacagacaaggaCAGGTGGTAAGGATCTGGGCAAACTGGAACCCCTgcccactgctggtgggaacataaaatgatGCCTCATTGGATAAAATGGTTTGGGAGTTCCTAAAAAAGCTCAACACAGAGTCACCCCATGACCTAGCCTGCAtaaatacccaagagaactgaaaacccACGTCTACCAAAAAATCCGAACTCAGATGTTCAGGGCAGCGTCATCAGAATAACCAACAAGTACAAACAGCCCGACGGACAGCCCATCAGCTGAGGGATGTGAACCCCGGCAGGGCGCCTCCATACACCAGGATGCTATTGGGCccacaaagggaaggaaggaagcccgGACACGCGCTACCTCATGGAGGAACCTGAAAGCCTTATGCTGGGTGAAAGGAGCCAGACGTCAGCCGACAGACAGGTGATTTGTTTGCACTTTTTGGCTACTGGGACACAAGCTGTGGGGACCACTCGGGCACCAGATTTTGTATGGATGTATGTTGTCATTTCTCCTGAACATCTACCTAGAAGTAGACTTGCTGGGTCATTCGGTAactcttatgtttatttatttattttttaaagattttattttgcaggGGGTGgcgagggcgtctgggtggctcagttagttaagcatccaacttttggtttcagctcaggtagtgatctcagggtcatgggatcgagccctgcgtcaggctccgtgctcagcggggagtctgctggaggttctctctctccctctgccccaccccagcttgctcgctctctctctctctctctctcacaaataaatgaaatccttaaaataaattatattttttaaagttaattacacctaacatggggctcgaatctacaaccctgagatcaagagtcacgcgctccaccaactgagccagccaggggccccggtaactctatgtttaagtgtttgaggaactgccagactgtgttccaaagtggctgcaccattgtgcattcccaccagcagcctAGGAGGGTTCCAATTCCTCCACAGCCTCGAGACCCTTCTTTGGCCAATTGATGAGAGCCATCCTCATAGGGGTAAGCTGGTACCTCAGTGTGATCACAAGCAGACAAAACCTCATTTTAAGGGCACAGATGAGTTAAGgcacttgctcaagatcacacagctgctGCATGCCAGAGCAGGATTCGAACTCGGGCCTGCGTTCAAGAAATCACCTTTGAATGAAAGAACAGACCCAGAGGACAGGAAATGTAGTCGCACCCCCAAAAAGAAGAGTCAGGGTGGTATAGACTAAACTTTTGTGTCCctcctaaaattcacatgtggaaatcctaacccccaatgggatggtattaggaggtgaggagaggcaattaggtcatgagggtggagcccccggGAATGGGACTAGCGCCCTcataaaagggaccccagagagctccttcACCCCTTCTGCCATCTGAGGACACAGTAAGACAGCAGTCTATGAACCAGGGTCCTTCCCGGACACTTTGTCTGCcggcgccttgatcttggacttcccaggctccggaaccgtgagaaataaatgtttgctgtttaaactacccagtctatggtatatTTGTTCTAACAAAACAATAGGACATGGAGCAATCTCAACCCACACGCAGTACTTGAATGGATCAATGAAAGAGGGGCCCAGCCCTGAGCACAATGGCCAGAACTCAGGGGCGCCTCGggggctcagtcgctaagcgtctgccttcggctcaggtcaggatcccagggtcctgggatcgagccccgcatcgggctccctgctccgcaggaagcctgctgctccctctcccactccccctgcttgtgttccctctctcactgtctctctctctctgtcaaacaaataaataaaatcttaaaaaaaaaaaaaaaaaaaaaggccagagcTCCGACTTCCTTCCACTGCCCACCAGAAGTCCGCCCTGTAACCCGTGTTTCCCACCAGAAACCTCAAAGCCCCACTTCTCCATCCCCTCCTCACCTGGCGGGGGCTCACAATGATGCTGCTGGATTTCGCCCCTGGTTTGGGGGCCTGATTGGGGGTCTCTCCTGCCAGGGGCTCTGGCCCCGTGGGGTGTGGAGCTCCAGCCCCTCCTGGAGGTCCCGAGATGGCATACTCGGCATACGTCTGAGGGGCTGCCTGAGGTGAGGCCTCCACGGTGGGCAGGCTCCAGGTGGATTTGAATAAGGGCTTGAcctgtgcaggggaggggagtgTCAAAATCTAAACTgagccccttctccccactcctcagCCTCTGCACTGGTCCCGGCCACCACCTTCTCTCCCTTGGACCACTGCAGTCACCTCCTCACCAGCTCCCTGTCTACACCCCTACTGTCTGTTCACTGTCATTTCACATCCCTCTGCTCAGCGACCTTGGTGGCTCCCACCTCAGAGCAAAAGCTGAACGCATCACCAGAGCCCACAAGACTCTAGAAGATCCGTCCCTGCCCTCTTGCCTCAGGGACTTCCCacctctttccctttgctttctcTAGTCCAGCCCCACTTTGGGGGCCTTGCTGCCCTCAAActccctgggcctttgcactggctgtcccctctgcctccaGATGTTGTCACATAGCTCACTCCCTCACCTCTTTCACACCACTGCCAAGaggtcacctcctcagagaagcagTCCCTTGACCTAAGGTAGCACCTCTCCCCCATCACCCCCTCTATCTTTAgcccactttgtttttcttcctagCACATAGGGAGCAGCCAGTACTCAGCACCAGCCAATCGTTTTCCTGTGGGAATTCAATCTCAGTGTTGTCAGATCCTTCCATTTACCAAAAGATGTCAAAAGCacagaccttttttttaattgcaaagcCTTCCAATTCTCAAATGTCAGCAATAAATTCATGCTTTGCAAACCAGGGTGCTGGCCACATAAAACAGATCCCCAGGCCACCCGCTGCTTGCCAGTTTGCAGCCCCTGCCTGGAGCCCTCTCTTGGATTCGCCAtgacattttacagatgggaaacagACTTGCGGAGAGCAAAGGTGTTTTCCCAAGGTGACCCAGGCCACATTTCCTAACCCACACGGGTGGTCACAGGACCCTTCCTGTCCCCCTTCCTCTCaatcccccccagccccccccccagtGTTCTCCCCATCTCCTCATCCTACCCCTGCAGGAGGGGCCTCATCTTCGCCCAGCGGTATGAAGAATTTCTTCCTCGTGGGTGGCCCGGAGGGCTGCCGCACTCCCTCTTCGTCCATCCCAAGGTTCTTCTGGGGCCTGAAAATGAAGACATGGCGGCGGGGGCGAGTGAGACACCAGCGCCTGCATTCCCATCCTCCCAGCAGGAACCCCCACTCCCAGCTATCCCGCCCCCAAAATCCCGGGGCTCCAAAGCATCAAGTTCcaaacacccagtgccccaaatTCTGTAAAGCCCCGCCCACACGGAGCCTCCACCTTCAGCTCGCCCCGCCCCTTACCGGTCCAGCTGTTTCGTTAGCCCCGCCCCTCAAGGGCCCCACTTTCTATTCGTCCCGCCCTCACTGTTTCCCGCCTTCCGTTTGCCCAGTCCAGCCTCTgtcccctccgccccgcccccagggctCGCACCCTGATACCCTCCCCTCGCTCCACCTCATCCATCTCTCAGACACTGCAACGACTGATTGGCTCCTGTGGCTGCCGgtcgcctcccccaccccccgcccctctcgACCCAGCCCTGCTGTCGGAGTGCCGCGAGGACTCACCTCCTTGCCCCCGAGCCGCGAGTAAAAAAACCGGAGAGGGACCGAGGCGTCCCACCGCCGACGCGGCCAGCGCGTCCCCGGGCTCGCCCTACTTCCGGCCTCTCTAGCCCTCGATCCCGCCCTCACCGTTCCCCAGAGAGGTAGAGCTTCGAGAGGGGCGGTCACCGCGCAGCTCTCTATGGTCCTGGAGGACTGCGGAGGTCTGAGTCGGAGAGAGCCGTCGACCTAGCCGTCTGAACGTCCCTGGTTGCCGAGAAGTTCAATTTCGATGCCCTTATGAAGCACCTCCTTGTGCTCGGCCTCCGGACAGGATTCAGTGGGGAGGGAAAATGACGGAAGATCAAATTAGGTTCCTCCTCTCAGTCCAGACTTGggttcacatcccagctctgccattgacCTGGCCTCGGCTCCCacattcattcactctttcattcCACCCGTACCCCCCGAGCGCCTCCTCTGTTCCCGGCCGTGTGCCGGGCAGTGCTAGCGACTCAGCGGTGACCACTGACAACCATAGCTCCCTCCTGTCCTTCTGGAGTTTCCAGTCCAGTGGGAGAGACACACTCGAGTTCCCAAACAGTGACGACCCGCGGAGTGAGCAAGGCTGCGATGGGAGACCCCAGACGGCcgcctgggagaggggaggggaggggagcggagAGGAGGGGCCGACCAACCCAGCCCGAGGGTAgggaagggcttcctggaggaagggacatctgagcagagacctgGTTGATGAGTTAGAATTAGTCATTTCCTGAAAGAACAGTATCACACTGTTCTAACTTGCGGCTCTCTGGTTACTAAGGAGAGAGAACATCTTTTTGTGAGTTTATTGGTCTTATGTAGTTTGTCTTCTGTGGATTGCTTGctcatatcctttgcccattttttttaaatggggttgTGTGCCTTTTTTTATTAGTCTTAATTTGTAGGAGTACTTTATGGATTGCGATTTTAATTCTTAGTTATGTATATTCTAAGTATTCCCTCCTAGTTTGTACTTtgtattttaactatttatttatgtCACAAAGAATTCGTAGTGTTTATTCACACCTGTTTATCAGTGTGTTCGGTGCTGACTTTGGCTTTTGGTGTGTTGTTTAAGAGAACTGCCATACCCCCAAGGTCACAAATATATCctgtaattacttttttttaaagattttatttatttatttatttttagggatttatttatttatttgacagagagagacagagtgagagaaagaacacaagcagggggagtgggagagggagaagcaggcttcccgctgagcagggagcctgatgctgggctcgatcccaggaccctggtatcacaaccggagccgaaggcagacgcctaacgactgagccacccaggtgcccctgtaattaCTTGTAATACTTTCAGAGTCTCGATTTTGTTTCTGTCCTTAATCTATATTAAgacttaatttttgaaaatgcacTACGGTAGGAATTTATGATGAATGCAGCCAAttgtaccatttttttaaaaaatcaatcccCAATTTTGATATTTCACCTTTATCATGAAACAAATTCCCATATATACACAGGTCTATTTCTGACATTTCTGTTAGGTTTTATTCATCTCTTTATCTGTTCCATCTGTTCCTGGCCTCCATGCTGTactgtttaatgatttttttttaaagattttacttatttgagagagagcaggagagagagagagagagagagtacatgagaggggtagggtcagagggagaagcagactccccgccgagcagggagcccgatgtgggactcgatcccgggactgcaggatcatgacccgaggcgaaggcagtcgcttaaccaactgagccacccaggcgccctaatgattttattttgatgcGTTTTGTGATCC
This region includes:
- the ERCC1 gene encoding DNA excision repair protein ERCC-1, which translates into the protein MDEEGVRQPSGPPTRKKFFIPLGEDEAPPAGVKPLFKSTWSLPTVEASPQAAPQTYAEYAISGPPGGAGAPHPTGPEPLAGETPNQAPKPGAKSSSIIVSPRQRGNPVLKFVRNVPWEFGDVLPDYVLGQSTCALFLSLRYHNLHPDYIHERLQSLGKSFALRVLLIQVDVKDPQQALKELAKMCILADCTLVLAWSPEEAGRYLETYKAYEQKPADLLMEKLEQDFVSRVTECLTTVKSVNKTDSQTLLTTFGSLEQLMAASREDLALCPGLGPQKARRLFDVLHEPFLKVPR